From a single Lactococcus allomyrinae genomic region:
- a CDS encoding lipase family protein, with protein MTTPKQYSQLDNLVYKVDVSKENPPKRKGDSITVSGQKYLVLKTVDSNDPKNSEGYDKNGFQGMAVAPITKTIDGVKVDFSHTIIAYAGTNNKDAKDINTDANNVFFGSKEFGVRTGLNSSVHGDSQFSSAQKFYQEVSKMPDVKVVSTTGHSLGGALAQKVAAAYHLSSVTFSTAGVSSQLTAEEKLWASGAGKDLLLNFVHSDDLVPMLSNAKAYGTWLAAGVFGDNSILGRHNLDSYRFDSDGNVKDQSGAPIFSPKMLKAIKSSYKKVVAPKIKELKTVLASGGVSGSAKIALETELVAYTAKALRAKALNWYENSIQDLEKIQKNYQTKEQEMIQSCKNAGGPLMSHAEAKSIYHSIAGYRAYEASEFKDVQAQLKRAYKRQLKVAENMESLVSKTLENDQSLSQYFR; from the coding sequence ATGACTACACCGAAACAATATTCACAATTAGATAATTTAGTCTATAAAGTTGATGTCAGTAAAGAAAATCCTCCAAAAAGAAAAGGAGATTCTATTACCGTAAGTGGTCAGAAATATTTGGTCCTCAAAACAGTAGATAGTAATGACCCTAAAAATAGCGAAGGTTATGATAAAAATGGCTTTCAAGGTATGGCAGTTGCCCCAATCACAAAAACAATTGATGGGGTAAAAGTAGATTTTTCTCATACGATTATTGCCTATGCTGGAACGAATAATAAAGATGCAAAAGATATAAATACTGATGCTAATAATGTCTTTTTTGGTTCAAAAGAATTTGGAGTACGGACAGGATTAAATTCAAGTGTTCATGGAGATTCACAGTTTTCTAGTGCACAGAAATTTTATCAAGAAGTATCAAAAATGCCAGATGTCAAAGTTGTCAGTACGACAGGACATTCTTTAGGTGGGGCTTTAGCCCAAAAAGTGGCAGCAGCTTATCATCTCTCGTCAGTTACTTTTTCAACGGCTGGAGTCAGTTCACAATTAACAGCAGAAGAAAAACTTTGGGCAAGTGGTGCTGGTAAGGATTTATTATTAAATTTTGTACATTCAGATGATTTAGTGCCCATGCTGTCTAATGCTAAAGCTTATGGAACATGGTTGGCTGCAGGAGTGTTTGGGGATAATAGTATTTTGGGACGTCATAATTTAGATTCTTATCGTTTTGATAGTGATGGGAATGTAAAAGACCAAAGCGGAGCGCCTATTTTTAGTCCAAAAATGCTAAAAGCAATAAAATCAAGTTATAAAAAAGTGGTTGCACCAAAAATTAAAGAATTGAAAACAGTTCTTGCTAGTGGCGGGGTGTCAGGTTCCGCAAAGATTGCTTTAGAAACGGAATTAGTGGCTTATACTGCGAAAGCACTACGAGCAAAGGCGCTAAATTGGTATGAGAATAGTATTCAAGATTTAGAAAAAATTCAAAAAAACTATCAGACGAAAGAACAAGAAATGATTCAATCTTGTAAAAATGCTGGTGGTCCTTTGATGTCTCATGCAGAGGCAAAAAGTATTTATCACAGTATTGCAGGTTATCGTGCTTATGAAGCATCAGAATTTAAAGATGTTCAGGCTCAACTGAAACGAGCTTATAAAAGACAATTGAAAGTAGCGGAAAATATGGAAAGTCTAGTGTCTAAAACATTAGAAAATGACCAAAGTTTGTCGCAGTATTTTAGATAA
- a CDS encoding GNAT family N-acetyltransferase has protein sequence MIKLTYKNIVDIGYTKNKDGSITLDYIHSKKQNLGYGGEALDWFLDKFSNYDIYLWIEPNFEETLSENQLIAFYKKHGFNHINDKYIYKNNIKVDYVKLKENKF, from the coding sequence ATGATTAAATTAACTTACAAAAATATAGTGGATATTGGATATACTAAAAATAAAGATGGTTCAATTACTCTTGATTATATTCATTCAAAAAAACAAAATTTAGGTTATGGCGGTGAAGCGCTAGATTGGTTTTTAGATAAATTCTCAAATTATGATATTTATTTATGGATTGAACCAAATTTTGAAGAAACTTTGAGTGAAAATCAACTGATAGCTTTTTATAAGAAACATGGATTTAATCATATAAACGATAAGTATATCTATAAAAATAACATAAAGGTAGATTATGTTAAGTTGAAAGAAAACAAATTTTAA
- a CDS encoding helix-turn-helix domain-containing protein — protein MEIGTKLRRLRESSYLTQAEVAGKLGISQGTYALWEKKDTNPTLELLVKISGLYHISLDTLLLSVKATPEVIELVNNFILLKKEQKDVVTDFTRYLVVDNRTKEKNSAQVLEFKTYRKSDLYEVEVSDEELSAGFGNGVSNTQETYKVYTDTYVGRHDGAARIKGESMQPDISNGSIVTFIMGGFSINGDIYVISEGGYGEETLYCKQVFKDDEGFLCHSLNPDPQYKDFYLSEEARILGPVVNCFEEIDSELIED, from the coding sequence ATGGAAATAGGAACAAAACTTAGGCGACTCAGGGAGAGTAGTTATTTAACGCAGGCAGAAGTAGCAGGAAAGCTCGGTATATCTCAGGGAACATACGCTCTTTGGGAGAAAAAAGATACAAACCCTACTCTTGAGTTGCTAGTAAAAATATCGGGACTTTATCATATTTCTTTAGACACTCTACTTTTGAGCGTTAAAGCAACACCAGAAGTTATAGAGTTAGTCAATAATTTTATACTACTCAAAAAAGAACAAAAAGATGTTGTGACAGACTTTACGAGATATTTGGTAGTGGACAACAGGACAAAAGAAAAAAACTCTGCGCAAGTTCTTGAATTTAAAACCTATCGAAAATCAGACCTCTATGAAGTAGAAGTTTCTGATGAAGAGTTATCTGCTGGTTTTGGTAACGGTGTGTCTAATACACAAGAAACTTACAAAGTTTATACTGATACATACGTCGGGCGTCACGACGGTGCTGCCAGGATAAAGGGAGAATCTATGCAACCAGATATTTCTAATGGTTCGATTGTTACTTTTATAATGGGTGGTTTTTCTATCAATGGAGATATTTATGTTATTTCAGAAGGCGGATATGGAGAAGAGACACTTTATTGTAAGCAGGTATTCAAAGATGATGAAGGTTTTCTTTGTCACTCCTTAAATCCTGACCCACAATATAAAGATTTCTACCTAAGCGAAGAAGCACGGATATTAGGTCCAGTAGTCAATTGTTTTGAAGAAATTGACTCAGAATTGATAGAAGATTGA
- a CDS encoding S24 family peptidase, which yields MMENEKEKTELRHIKISAIINASDEHEPDIKNEQVVGLEPLRGQELENGEYYFIKYQGKKMIRKIYFAENGLMLIRVNPKYPSEYYEFTEDKGKQLVVLAKINIHYKFNK from the coding sequence ATGATGGAAAATGAAAAAGAAAAAACAGAATTAAGACATATCAAAATAAGTGCGATTATAAATGCGAGCGATGAGCATGAACCAGATATCAAAAATGAGCAAGTGGTAGGACTTGAACCTCTAAGAGGTCAAGAACTCGAAAATGGAGAATACTACTTTATAAAGTATCAAGGTAAAAAGATGATACGCAAGATTTATTTTGCTGAGAATGGTTTAATGCTTATTAGAGTAAATCCAAAATATCCTAGTGAATATTATGAATTTACTGAAGATAAAGGTAAACAATTAGTAGTTTTGGCAAAAATTAACATTCATTATAAATTCAATAAATAA
- the ssb gene encoding single-stranded DNA-binding protein, translated as MTNTVVLVGRLTREIELHYTPQNQAVATFSLAVNRPFKNANGEREADFIHCVIWRKQAENLANWTRKGTQIAVTGHIQTRSYENSSGDRVYVTEVVVDNFQMLETRAIRENKAAEQISQQVEMISGSDNVGEKYNPFENREPMNIPDEALPF; from the coding sequence ATGACTAATACTGTTGTGCTTGTGGGACGATTAACACGAGAGATTGAATTACATTATACACCTCAAAATCAAGCTGTAGCGACTTTTTCTTTAGCAGTTAATCGACCGTTTAAGAATGCGAATGGGGAGCGTGAAGCTGATTTTATCCATTGTGTGATTTGGCGCAAACAAGCTGAAAACTTAGCAAATTGGACGAGAAAAGGCACTCAAATTGCCGTTACAGGGCATATACAAACACGAAGCTATGAAAATTCATCAGGAGACCGTGTTTATGTGACAGAAGTAGTCGTTGATAATTTTCAGATGCTAGAAACACGCGCAATACGTGAGAACAAAGCAGCTGAGCAAATTTCACAACAAGTTGAGATGATTTCTGGTTCTGATAATGTAGGCGAAAAATATAATCCCTTTGAGAATAGAGAACCAATGAATATTCCTGATGAAGCACTCCCTTTTTAG
- a CDS encoding ATP-binding protein, whose translation MRQLIILIGISGSGKSTIAKEQEKVKQNTKRISSDELRLQLYGTLSEGNQHNARVFEIMNKTVFKELEEKDAIVYYDATNLSRKRRAHLYQEAKRRFTDVKVICQVVFCNPELAKLRQTYRIGDEAVPNDVIERQFMNLQVPRVSVDCDDIVLSGECWFDKGEVIAHRVRLTLRALVYYATDAFKPLLKLNYAPHESKWHTESIDVHILAVNNTAVQRYEAKDTSSFLAAAFHDLGKGYVKNRGINFGTSHYLTHEAVGAQILLNAIHCFGDLLELDKEECLEAVERVYQHMIAHQIRNGNWSEKTIKKWQVKHDISDELLINLLKFAEIDALCSIPVKEEGPA comes from the coding sequence ATGCGTCAATTAATTATTTTAATCGGAATTTCTGGTTCTGGGAAATCTACCATTGCAAAAGAGCAAGAGAAAGTAAAACAAAATACAAAACGAATTAGTTCTGATGAACTGCGACTCCAACTGTATGGTACGCTCTCGGAAGGAAATCAACACAATGCGCGTGTCTTTGAAATTATGAATAAGACGGTATTCAAAGAGTTGGAGGAAAAAGATGCTATCGTTTATTATGATGCAACCAATCTCTCTCGCAAACGACGGGCACATTTATACCAAGAAGCAAAGCGACGTTTTACAGATGTTAAGGTCATTTGCCAAGTTGTTTTCTGCAATCCGGAACTGGCAAAACTGCGACAAACTTATAGAATAGGAGATGAAGCTGTCCCAAATGATGTCATAGAACGTCAATTCATGAATTTACAAGTACCACGTGTGAGTGTTGATTGTGACGATATTGTATTAAGCGGGGAATGCTGGTTTGATAAAGGAGAAGTCATCGCTCATAGAGTTCGATTAACTTTGAGAGCCTTAGTATATTATGCGACAGATGCTTTCAAACCATTGCTTAAACTAAACTATGCTCCTCATGAAAGTAAATGGCACACAGAAAGTATTGATGTCCATATTTTAGCTGTAAATAATACAGCGGTTCAGCGTTATGAAGCAAAAGATACATCCTCTTTCTTGGCTGCTGCGTTTCATGATTTGGGGAAAGGTTATGTAAAAAATAGAGGTATCAATTTTGGGACAAGTCACTACCTGACACATGAAGCTGTTGGAGCACAAATTTTACTTAATGCTATCCATTGCTTTGGGGACTTGTTAGAACTAGACAAAGAGGAATGCTTAGAAGCCGTAGAGCGTGTTTATCAGCATATGATAGCTCACCAAATTCGGAATGGCAACTGGTCAGAAAAAACGATAAAGAAATGGCAAGTAAAACACGACATTTCAGATGAGTTATTGATAAACTTGTTAAAATTTGCGGAAATAGATGCTCTATGTTCTATTCCTGTAAAAGAAGAGGGACCAGCATGA
- a CDS encoding T4 RnlA family RNA ligase, with protein MTSDMLENFLKYEKENLVRITRNEEKQLMSVKYNLNSDTFEGYDEAPQGLSWSLPYMLDARGIVLDSVTGEIVARPYPKFFNYGENALAQWVTDYDTMTVTDKLDGSLVIYSNYQNRNIFASSGSTISEHAVYFRNWFEQHLSKDELEKLFSFGKTYTLLFEHIGPNAKIAIDYPEEKMVLHGMIETATGKSISYMKVQKTAQQLGLEAIHEEPITKLSDLKKWMAGHNDAYTEGLVVTFQKRGVTTRLKFKTELYIELHYMLSRAQGLFSDLSMTTFSKRGREIVLDAYYNNEIDDLIALNDRAKPAILKLITTIRELTQAFNTFVQEHGEPILEVRAVYFKTHKNAPAMAYIWASGGNAEDMVRKYV; from the coding sequence ATGACAAGCGATATGTTAGAAAATTTTTTGAAGTATGAAAAAGAAAACTTAGTGCGCATTACACGAAACGAAGAGAAACAGCTGATGAGTGTAAAATACAATCTAAACTCAGATACCTTTGAGGGTTATGATGAGGCACCACAAGGTTTATCATGGAGTTTACCCTATATGCTTGACGCGCGTGGTATTGTATTGGATAGTGTAACAGGAGAAATTGTCGCACGCCCTTACCCAAAGTTTTTTAACTATGGTGAAAATGCACTTGCACAATGGGTAACTGATTATGACACAATGACTGTGACGGACAAACTAGACGGCTCTCTTGTTATTTATTCTAATTACCAGAATAGAAATATTTTTGCTTCCTCTGGCTCGACCATTTCTGAACATGCAGTATATTTTAGAAATTGGTTTGAACAGCATCTCAGCAAAGATGAACTAGAAAAGCTTTTCTCATTTGGTAAAACTTATACATTGCTATTTGAACATATTGGACCCAATGCTAAAATTGCCATTGATTATCCAGAAGAAAAGATGGTTCTTCATGGAATGATAGAAACAGCAACTGGTAAAAGCATTTCCTATATGAAAGTTCAAAAAACTGCGCAACAACTGGGTTTGGAAGCTATTCATGAAGAGCCAATTACAAAATTATCAGATTTAAAGAAATGGATGGCAGGACATAATGATGCCTACACAGAGGGATTGGTGGTTACCTTTCAAAAAAGAGGGGTGACAACACGCTTAAAGTTCAAAACAGAGCTATACATTGAACTGCACTATATGCTTTCACGCGCTCAAGGTTTGTTTTCTGATTTGTCCATGACAACATTTTCTAAACGTGGACGTGAGATTGTATTGGATGCTTATTATAATAATGAGATTGATGATTTGATTGCACTCAATGATAGAGCTAAGCCAGCTATTTTGAAGTTAATAACAACCATCAGAGAATTAACCCAAGCTTTCAATACATTTGTCCAAGAGCACGGAGAGCCAATTTTAGAAGTTCGCGCAGTATACTTTAAGACACATAAGAATGCACCTGCTATGGCATACATTTGGGCTTCTGGTGGGAATGCGGAAGATATGGTTAGAAAATATGTGTGA
- a CDS encoding DUF1642 domain-containing protein, with protein MTKTFEGFTRPDNGPITDLNNNFQAVLSQYRKFREYATELENKLKLAEEQRIEANNQATLEYIRAHEAKPLPVVPRFVADWYEENKSNLDYMIYETCMKLEAEPRDEFSKWFGNEINHSITTLIRMQDGYTVEQEQLFYLKHIEMSKCREKSHSLAYVDEGMFGHDYFENDFYPDGDIYKFTQQEIEIMEVGSYEQIPVPVESENEK; from the coding sequence ATGACTAAGACTTTTGAAGGATTTACACGACCAGATAATGGTCCTATCACTGATTTAAATAACAATTTTCAGGCTGTTTTGAGCCAGTATCGCAAATTTAGAGAATATGCTACAGAACTCGAAAATAAACTTAAACTAGCGGAAGAGCAACGAATTGAAGCTAATAATCAAGCTACTTTAGAATATATCAGAGCGCATGAGGCTAAACCCCTGCCAGTAGTTCCGCGGTTCGTGGCGGATTGGTATGAAGAAAATAAATCTAACCTAGATTATATGATTTATGAAACTTGCATGAAATTAGAGGCTGAGCCTAGAGATGAATTTAGTAAGTGGTTTGGAAATGAGATTAATCATTCAATCACAACGCTAATTCGTATGCAAGACGGCTACACCGTTGAGCAGGAGCAGTTGTTTTATTTGAAACATATTGAGATGAGTAAGTGTCGTGAAAAATCTCATTCCTTAGCATATGTTGATGAAGGAATGTTCGGACATGATTATTTTGAAAATGATTTTTATCCTGATGGAGATATTTACAAATTCACTCAGCAAGAAATCGAAATCATGGAAGTCGGGAGTTATGAACAGATTCCTGTGCCTGTGGAAAGCGAGAACGAGAAATGA
- a CDS encoding DUF3850 domain-containing protein — translation MKIHELKLDIKYFDDVKNGIKNFEIRKNDRDFQVGDILELKKVSWFLKFLVPIRYAISIMTNRRQTYLDKDDIPCIESKADTIKAKILNVVPADEYNNFHESVNGIPQSIKWANSCQETYIKTINKVLNDYFSADRLPDSYVILGIEVIK, via the coding sequence ATGAAAATACATGAATTAAAACTAGACATCAAATATTTTGATGATGTGAAAAATGGTATTAAGAACTTTGAAATTCGCAAGAATGACCGTGATTTCCAGGTCGGGGATATTTTGGAGTTGAAGAAAGTTAGTTGGTTTCTAAAATTTTTAGTTCCAATAAGATATGCAATATCCATCATGACTAATAGGCGCCAGACCTATCTTGATAAAGATGATATCCCTTGTATTGAAAGCAAGGCTGATACAATCAAAGCTAAGATTCTGAATGTTGTGCCAGCAGATGAATACAACAACTTTCATGAGTCTGTCAATGGAATTCCGCAATCAATTAAATGGGCTAATTCTTGTCAAGAAACTTACATAAAGACAATTAACAAAGTTTTGAACGACTATTTTTCTGCTGATAGATTGCCTGACAGTTATGTGATTCTCGGGATTGAGGTAATCAAATGA
- a CDS encoding N-6 DNA methylase: MPRRIVEKEAQPLFNCLKKATTGGTLDLNRVVQDWVEISAYSLALVNGANQAKVSDFLDKISQIQGKYSEQQLQLFSEALTILGELHEQEIKDWLGQITSEVFLTENKDGQVFTPDYVGRLMSMIVSQGDDKKKTETVADMCCGTGSLILGHIANMREKNSDKKVIVTACDLDRTALLCAFIQCGIHNITGTFEYGNALTNEVFEVFYSAPISLSF; this comes from the coding sequence ATGCCAAGACGAATAGTAGAAAAAGAAGCTCAACCACTTTTTAATTGTTTGAAAAAAGCAACAACTGGGGGAACACTGGACTTAAATCGTGTGGTTCAGGACTGGGTAGAAATTTCTGCTTATTCCTTAGCACTGGTTAATGGGGCAAATCAAGCAAAGGTATCTGATTTCTTAGATAAAATTAGTCAAATTCAAGGTAAATATAGTGAGCAACAGCTTCAACTATTTTCAGAAGCTTTAACTATTCTTGGCGAACTGCATGAGCAGGAAATCAAAGATTGGCTGGGACAGATTACCAGCGAAGTTTTTCTTACCGAAAACAAGGATGGACAGGTTTTTACCCCAGATTATGTTGGTCGCTTGATGAGTATGATTGTATCCCAAGGAGATGATAAAAAGAAAACAGAGACAGTTGCAGATATGTGTTGTGGGACAGGTTCACTCATTCTTGGACATATTGCCAATATGCGAGAGAAGAACTCGGATAAGAAAGTTATTGTCACAGCGTGTGATTTAGACCGCACTGCTCTGTTGTGTGCTTTCATCCAGTGTGGTATTCATAACATAACAGGAACTTTTGAGTATGGAAATGCGCTGACAAACGAAGTTTTTGAAGTTTTCTATTCAGCTCCAATAAGTTTAAGTTTCTAA
- a CDS encoding ABC transporter permease, whose amino-acid sequence MEQMAQGQRMEKKKGILREKLKNNASLYLLLAPATILLIMFAYIPMYGLLMAFKNYSPALGVWRSPWVGLMWFQQYFSSYQFLPTILNTLKIALYSIIIGFTFPIILALICNQIRVQAFKKFFQVTTYLPHFISTMVMCGMLLLFLSPSSGMIANFLHLFNLKMPDVVGNPNSFASLYVWSDVWQHVGWNSIIYLAALSAIDPTYYEAATMDGATRFQQMIKIDLPLLVPTMMIMLILTVGQLLNIGFEKVLLLQNPLNLPGSEIISTYVYKVGLQSFQYSYSTAINLFQTVINLVVLVTVNFISRRLTKTGLF is encoded by the coding sequence ATGGAACAAATGGCTCAGGGGCAAAGAATGGAGAAGAAAAAAGGAATATTGAGGGAAAAATTAAAAAATAATGCTTCACTCTATCTCCTGCTCGCTCCAGCAACGATTTTATTGATTATGTTTGCGTATATCCCAATGTATGGACTTCTGATGGCTTTCAAGAATTATTCGCCTGCTCTAGGCGTTTGGAGAAGCCCTTGGGTAGGATTGATGTGGTTTCAGCAGTATTTTAGTTCTTACCAGTTTTTACCAACCATACTTAATACACTAAAAATTGCGCTTTATAGTATCATCATTGGATTTACTTTTCCCATTATTTTGGCTTTGATTTGTAATCAAATTCGAGTTCAGGCTTTTAAAAAGTTCTTTCAAGTGACGACTTATTTGCCTCACTTTATTTCGACAATGGTAATGTGCGGAATGTTGCTCTTATTTCTTTCACCATCCTCTGGGATGATTGCAAATTTCTTGCATCTTTTTAACTTAAAAATGCCTGATGTTGTCGGGAATCCAAACTCATTTGCAAGCCTCTATGTCTGGTCAGATGTTTGGCAGCATGTCGGTTGGAATTCAATTATTTATCTAGCAGCTCTATCTGCGATTGATCCTACTTATTATGAAGCAGCGACAATGGATGGGGCGACTCGCTTTCAACAAATGATTAAGATTGATTTACCACTTTTAGTTCCAACGATGATGATTATGCTGATATTGACGGTTGGTCAACTTCTTAATATCGGCTTTGAAAAAGTGTTACTTTTACAGAATCCTTTGAACTTACCTGGAAGTGAAATTATTTCAACTTATGTTTATAAAGTTGGTTTACAATCCTTTCAATATTCATATTCGACGGCGATTAATTTATTTCAAACCGTCATTAATCTGGTAGTTCTTGTAACGGTTAATTTTATTTCTCGTCGTTTGACTAAAACAGGATTATTTTAG
- a CDS encoding carbohydrate ABC transporter permease, translating into MASKAKKVKKPTTLNEKIFNFVVYGLSILLILVIIYPLWFVIIASFSNPADVASGAVWFWPKSWSLKGYQVLFQQPLLWRSYFNTIFYTLAGTAFGLLVNIPVAYALTRKDLLGRKWISLLYVIPMFVTGGLIPIYLVTKNFGLLNTIWVMIIPFAVSPYNIIVARTFFQESIPEGLWEAAQVDGSGTIRYFFTIVLPLSKAILAVIGLWTAVGIWNSWFNALIYLTNPNLQPLQLLLRQLLIMNQTLQTQTTGAMASELAQTSQMMQYASIVISTLPIMLVYPFLQKYFNQGVMVGAIKE; encoded by the coding sequence ATGGCAAGCAAAGCAAAAAAAGTAAAGAAACCAACGACTTTAAATGAAAAAATTTTTAATTTTGTTGTTTATGGTCTATCTATTCTACTCATTTTGGTGATTATTTATCCCTTGTGGTTTGTGATTATTGCGAGCTTTTCAAATCCGGCAGATGTGGCAAGTGGTGCGGTATGGTTTTGGCCTAAGTCGTGGAGCTTAAAAGGCTACCAAGTCCTGTTCCAACAGCCCTTGCTTTGGCGTTCCTATTTTAATACGATATTCTATACCTTGGCGGGTACGGCTTTTGGTTTACTGGTCAATATTCCTGTAGCTTATGCATTGACGCGAAAAGACTTGCTTGGAAGAAAATGGATTTCACTTCTTTATGTTATTCCAATGTTTGTAACAGGTGGTTTGATTCCGATTTATTTGGTGACTAAAAATTTTGGTCTGCTCAATACGATTTGGGTGATGATTATCCCATTTGCTGTATCTCCTTATAATATTATTGTGGCTAGAACTTTCTTTCAGGAGTCTATCCCAGAGGGATTATGGGAAGCTGCTCAAGTGGATGGAAGTGGAACGATTCGATATTTCTTTACGATTGTACTGCCTTTATCCAAAGCAATCTTAGCGGTTATAGGACTGTGGACGGCGGTAGGGATTTGGAATTCATGGTTTAATGCGCTTATCTATCTGACCAATCCAAATTTGCAGCCTTTACAGCTCTTACTCAGACAGTTATTGATTATGAATCAAACTTTACAGACGCAAACTACAGGTGCGATGGCGAGTGAGTTGGCACAGACTTCTCAGATGATGCAATATGCTTCTATTGTTATTTCTACATTACCTATTATGTTGGTCTATCCTTTCTTACAAAAATACTTTAATCAAGGGGTAATGGTTGGTGCGATTAAAGAATGA
- a CDS encoding sugar ABC transporter substrate-binding protein, giving the protein MKNRKITIGIGAVTVLAAVTLLTACGSGQAKGNASNTTNKNFTVATDRWADWGTDFEKFPNQLAKKAGIKVNWDVYVDANWADKKATILSSGNLPDVFMGSNTFTDQQIAQNQNDFIDLSKYINEKDMPNLMKMLKDNPEIKATITSPDGKIYSLPKIAPMRPTIANQLFINQKWLTQLGLKMPTTYDEFVNVLEQFKEKIPGSIPYATGNWDPVFSYILPFNNRLGAAGTNGMELYDGKVAWAYDTDEYKAGIEAMHEAYAKGLIDPEMFTETTTQAQNKMMATTEKVGVAAGWTADANFGANAKDYVALPALKGPDGKQYVMSDPDHFNQSRNEVLVTTHAKNVKALMKWLDSFYTEDASIQNYYGEFGVGTEKTADGYTVLKPTGENSADTQAWINSLRDFGPKVWSEADNSKVTYQDQNNGDALKLKMDATLKQYALPAFPNVQYTNEELNTIAQVYQQLSAYATQMQAQWVTKGGVDKDWSTYESKLKAMGLDKFMKIQNDAYKRYEKQVNK; this is encoded by the coding sequence ATGAAAAATCGTAAGATTACTATTGGGATTGGGGCTGTTACAGTCCTTGCTGCTGTGACTTTACTCACAGCTTGTGGAAGTGGTCAGGCAAAAGGTAATGCGTCTAACACAACCAACAAGAACTTTACCGTGGCAACAGACCGGTGGGCAGATTGGGGTACAGACTTTGAAAAATTCCCTAATCAGCTTGCTAAAAAGGCAGGAATCAAGGTGAATTGGGATGTTTATGTGGATGCGAATTGGGCAGATAAAAAAGCAACAATCCTCTCAAGTGGAAATCTACCTGATGTTTTTATGGGAAGTAATACTTTTACTGACCAGCAAATTGCGCAAAATCAGAATGATTTTATTGATTTGAGCAAGTATATCAATGAAAAAGATATGCCAAATTTGATGAAGATGTTGAAGGATAATCCAGAGATAAAGGCAACCATCACAAGTCCTGATGGTAAGATTTACAGTCTGCCTAAGATTGCTCCAATGCGTCCAACCATTGCCAATCAATTGTTTATCAATCAAAAATGGTTGACTCAGCTTGGTTTGAAGATGCCAACAACTTATGACGAATTTGTCAATGTTTTAGAGCAATTTAAGGAGAAAATTCCTGGAAGTATTCCTTATGCGACAGGAAACTGGGATCCAGTATTTTCTTATATCTTACCTTTTAATAATCGTCTAGGTGCTGCGGGTACAAATGGGATGGAGCTTTACGATGGTAAAGTTGCTTGGGCATACGATACAGATGAATATAAAGCCGGAATTGAAGCTATGCATGAAGCTTATGCCAAAGGATTGATTGACCCTGAAATGTTTACAGAAACAACAACTCAGGCACAAAACAAAATGATGGCGACGACCGAAAAAGTAGGTGTAGCTGCAGGTTGGACAGCAGATGCAAATTTTGGTGCGAATGCCAAAGATTATGTTGCTTTGCCAGCACTCAAGGGACCTGATGGGAAGCAATATGTGATGAGTGATCCAGATCATTTTAACCAAAGTCGTAATGAAGTATTGGTTACGACACATGCTAAAAATGTTAAGGCTTTGATGAAATGGCTGGATAGTTTTTACACAGAAGATGCTTCTATCCAAAACTACTATGGTGAATTTGGAGTGGGTACAGAGAAAACAGCAGATGGCTATACCGTGTTAAAACCTACTGGTGAAAACTCGGCGGATACTCAAGCTTGGATTAACTCACTTCGTGATTTTGGACCAAAGGTTTGGTCAGAAGCGGATAACAGTAAAGTGACTTATCAAGACCAAAACAATGGAGATGCTTTAAAACTTAAAATGGATGCAACGTTGAAGCAATATGCATTACCTGCCTTTCCAAATGTCCAATACACGAATGAAGAGTTGAATACGATTGCTCAGGTTTATCAACAATTGAGTGCTTATGCGACACAAATGCAGGCACAATGGGTCACTAAAGGTGGTGTAGATAAAGATTGGTCAACCTATGAATCTAAGCTGAAAGCGATGGGACTGGACAAGTTCATGAAAATCCAAAATGATGCTTACAAACGTTATGAAAAACAAGTGAATAAGTAG